The Acinonyx jubatus isolate Ajub_Pintada_27869175 chromosome A2, VMU_Ajub_asm_v1.0, whole genome shotgun sequence genomic sequence CCCTCTGCCTGATGCTGCTGAGCCCCAGCCCCACACCTGAGGCAGCCCCCATCGTGGTGGGCCATGCCCGCTTGTCACGGGTGCTGGACCGGCCCCAGAGCCTCCTAGTGGAGACAGTGGTGGTGGCCCGGGCTCTGAGGGGCCGTGGCTTTGGCCGCTGCCTCATGGAGGGCCTGGAGGTTTTTGCTCAGGCCCGGGGCTTCCGCCGACTACACCTCACTACCCATGACCAGCTGCAGTTCTATGCCCACCTGGGCTACCAGCTGGGTGAGCCTGTGCAGGGCCTAGTCTTCACCAGCCAACGGCTGCCTGCCACCCTGCTCAGGGCCTTCCCCAGAGCCCCCTTTCCCCGGCAACCCTGCAAGGCTTCTAGTCTGACTGCCCAAACTGCCCCAAGAGCCCCCAAGGGGCCATCATTGccaccacctcctcccctgcctgagCCCTTGaccacctcacccccacctcctgcaggGCCCCCACCACAAAGCCTGCTGGAGACACAATACCAAGACCTGAGAGGATGTCCCATATTCTGGATGGAAAAAGACATCTGAGGGCTACCCAGGACAAGGCACTGTCCTTCAGGGTTGATGGACTGCCTAGGACAGTCTGGGCCTCAGCCCATTGGCCATACCATAGTCCCTAGACCCTGGGAGCAGCTTTAGCCTGGCCATGTTTCCTGAGTACCAGTGGGGCCAGTAGATGGCTTCATGGCTgtggctcagagctgtcagtgtGGCTGAATAAAGGCTTCTGTTGGATGTGGCTGTGACAGTTTATTTGTTGACCTCACTCTTACCTCCCAGCTTCATCTTAGATCCCCTATCTCTGCAAGAGTCCCCAGATCAACCTTGGCCCTAGGGCCATGGATGAAGGGACACCtgccctttgcccctcccactctgccaAGCCCAGGTGACAAGATATCTGTTCCCTTCTACATTCACTCATCACTATTCACTCAGGGGCTACTGTTTGTCAGGCTCTGGACTGGTCACAG encodes the following:
- the NAA80 gene encoding LOW QUALITY PROTEIN: N-alpha-acetyltransferase 80 (The sequence of the model RefSeq protein was modified relative to this genomic sequence to represent the inferred CDS: deleted 1 base in 1 codon), with the translated sequence MPVRVDPEIQLATLTLDPAHQPELTLSPWLAELTLGSACHPEMTLSPGSTELTLDPAHQPEETSAPNLAELTLEPVHCRPELLDACADLINEQWPRSRASRLHSLGQSSDAFPLCLMLLSPSPTPEAAPIVVGHARLSRVLDRPQSLLVETVVVARALRGRGFGRCLMEGLEVFAQARGFRRLHLTTHDQLQFYAHLGYQLGEPVQGLVFTSQRLPATLLRAFPRAPFPRQPCKASSLTAQTAPRAPKGPSLPPPPPLPEPLTTSPPPPAGPPPQSLLETQYQDLRGCPIFWMEKDI